Proteins from a single region of Oncorhynchus tshawytscha isolate Ot180627B linkage group LG03, Otsh_v2.0, whole genome shotgun sequence:
- the LOC112242505 gene encoding immunoglobulin-like domain-containing receptor 2 isoform X5 produces MNWLLDRWIILCLTVCVCAGVQVTVREERRFAMLFQSVVLQCQYHTPSTQTPVVQWWYKSYCRDRTQDSFTFPESLGVQGSELGAAAQLECSDSSRTVRIVASGQGASMTLAEHYKGRDIAIVNKADLRIGDLQWGDSGVYFCKIVIADDLEGKNEGQVELLVLEWVFVGSVVLGSILFLLLMGICWCQCCPHSCCCYLRCCCCPDTCCCPRHLYEAGKMVKRGQPPQVVVYPPYCIPGVPTMVPFAPPSLAEPKMVSLPSVENNLAGAASSLSELSSLHEGWDADFRQTYRTVQMKALPPIADLDDQSELMAAPVHNSRRPRHYRGNHTDDEQDSRWNPRSVHLERRTLGSRGRTGSLDELEEFAMSYGPRARRGDPRDQDRDYDLEIRGREHYPPYRDHSPSRRFHGDRDDDWHPRRSPPPQKKRDMWDDLPSRPHQHTQGRRGYDDAFLNNLLERKARGRAGEKGERGKGRIDEDSDTPSKGSSKGKGSDGFYSRSPTNRPEEDDPLPPYSELEMERYRMVNPTTERYRMVESPSERYSTTDQAMQSFSYTRPPKGLAHTIQGGREDRDNNRNMTPALSRDSLIV; encoded by the exons tctgtgtgtgtgctggggtgCAGGTGACCGTTCGGGAGGAGAGGCGTTTTGCCATGCTCTTCCAGTCCGTGGTACTCCAGTGCCAATaccacacaccctccacacagaCCCCTGTGGTGCAGTGGTGGTACAAGTCCTACTGCCGTGATCGCACGCAAGACTCCTTCACCTTCCCCGAGAGCCTGGGGGTCCAGGGGTCCGAGCTGGGCGCCGCGGCCCAACTGGAGTGCTCGGACAGCAGCCGCACCGTCCGCATCGTAGCCTCCGGCCAGGGTGCCTCCATGACGCTGGCTGAGCACTACAAGGGCCGAGACATCGCCATCGTCAACA aGGCGGACCTGCGGATCGGGGACCTGCAGTGGGGTGACAGCGGAGTGTACTTCTGTAAGATCGTCATCGCTGACGACCTGGAGGGGAAGAACGAGGGCCAGGTGGAGTTACTGGTGCTGG agtgggtgtttgtgggatctGTAGTCCTGGGCAGTATCCTGTTCCTGTTGTTGATGGGGATCTGCTGGTGTCAGTGCTGCCCTCACTCTTGCTGCTGCTACCtccgttgctgctgctgccccgACACCTGCTGCTGCCCACGCCAcc TCTATGAGGCAGGGAAGATGGTGAAGAGGGGCCAGCCTCCCCAGGTTGTTGTGTACCCCCCTTACTGCATCCCTGGGGTCCCCACCATGGTCCCCTTCGCCCCGCCGTCCCTCGCGGAACCTAAGATGGTCTCCCTTCCCTCAGTGGAGAACAACCTGGCTGGGG CAGCcagtagcctatcagagctcAGCTCTCTGCATGAGGGATGGGACGCGGATTTCCGGCAGACCTATCGGACAGTCCAGATGAAAGCTCTCCCACCCATCGCTGACCTCGATGACCAATCAGAGCTCATGGCAGCTCCTGTGCACAACAGTCGGCGACCCAGGCATTACCGTGGCAACCACACTGATGACGAGCAAGACAGCAG GTGGAACCCTCGCTCTGTGCACCTGGAGAGGAGGACATTGGGCTCCAGGGGGCGTACTGGCTCTCTGGATGAGCTGGAGGAATTTGCTATGTCCTATGGACCCCGTGCCCGGAGGGGCGACCCCCGTGACCAGGACAGGGACTACGACCTGGAAATACGGGGGCGAGAGCACTACCCCCCGTACCGGGACCACAGCCCCTCACGCCGTTTCCATGGAGACAGGGATGATGACTGGCACCCCCGCCGCAGCCCGCCTCCGCAGAAGAAGAGGGACATGTGGGACGATCTCCCCTCTCGCCCCCACCAGCACACCCAGGGGCGGAGGGGTTACGATGACGCATTCCTCAACAACTTATTGGAGCGCAAGGCgagggggagagcaggagagaagggggagagaggaaagggacggATTGACGAGGACAGTGACACTCCCTCCAAGGGCAGTTCAAAGGGCAAGGGCAGCGACGGTTTCTACAGCCGGTCACCTACCAATAGGCCCGAGGAGGATGACCCTTTGCCTCCATACTCGGAGCTAGAGATGGAAAGGTACCGGATGGTCAACCCAACCACTGAACGTTACCGTATGGTCGAATCGCCCTCAGAACGATACAGCACCACTGACCAGGCCATGCAATCGTTCTCCTATACCCGTCCCCCTAAAGGACTGGCCCACACCATACAGGGGGGCAGAGAGGACAGGGACAACAACCGAAATATG ACCCCTGCTCTGAGCAGAGATTCTCTCATAGTGTGA
- the LOC112242505 gene encoding immunoglobulin-like domain-containing receptor 2 isoform X1, whose protein sequence is MNWLLDRWIILCLTVCVCAGVQVTVREERRFAMLFQSVVLQCQYHTPSTQTPVVQWWYKSYCRDRTQDSFTFPESLGVQGSELGAAAQLECSDSSRTVRIVASGQGASMTLAEHYKGRDIAIVNKADLRIGDLQWGDSGVYFCKIVIADDLEGKNEGQVELLVLGRTGMLNDLLPEFDVEIMPEWVFVGSVVSLICVCVPELVFVGSVVSLICVCVPEWVFVGSVVSLICVCVPEWVFVGSVGSLICVCVPEWVFVGSVVLGSILFLLLMGICWCQCCPHSCCCYLRCCCCPDTCCCPRHLYEAGKMVKRGQPPQVVVYPPYCIPGVPTMVPFAPPSLAEPKMVSLPSVENNLAGAASSLSELSSLHEGWDADFRQTYRTVQMKALPPIADLDDQSELMAAPVHNSRRPRHYRGNHTDDEQDSRWNPRSVHLERRTLGSRGRTGSLDELEEFAMSYGPRARRGDPRDQDRDYDLEIRGREHYPPYRDHSPSRRFHGDRDDDWHPRRSPPPQKKRDMWDDLPSRPHQHTQGRRGYDDAFLNNLLERKARGRAGEKGERGKGRIDEDSDTPSKGSSKGKGSDGFYSRSPTNRPEEDDPLPPYSELEMERYRMVNPTTERYRMVESPSERYSTTDQAMQSFSYTRPPKGLAHTIQGGREDRDNNRNMTPALSRDSLIV, encoded by the exons tctgtgtgtgtgctggggtgCAGGTGACCGTTCGGGAGGAGAGGCGTTTTGCCATGCTCTTCCAGTCCGTGGTACTCCAGTGCCAATaccacacaccctccacacagaCCCCTGTGGTGCAGTGGTGGTACAAGTCCTACTGCCGTGATCGCACGCAAGACTCCTTCACCTTCCCCGAGAGCCTGGGGGTCCAGGGGTCCGAGCTGGGCGCCGCGGCCCAACTGGAGTGCTCGGACAGCAGCCGCACCGTCCGCATCGTAGCCTCCGGCCAGGGTGCCTCCATGACGCTGGCTGAGCACTACAAGGGCCGAGACATCGCCATCGTCAACA aGGCGGACCTGCGGATCGGGGACCTGCAGTGGGGTGACAGCGGAGTGTACTTCTGTAAGATCGTCATCGCTGACGACCTGGAGGGGAAGAACGAGGGCCAGGTGGAGTTACTGGTGCTGG gTAGGACAGGTATGCTGAACGATCTCCTGCCTGAGTTTGATGTGGAGATTATGCCAG agtgggtgtttgtgggatctGTAGTCTCAttgatctgtgtctgtgttccagagttggtgtttgtgggatctgtAGTCTCAttgatctgtgtctgtgttccagagtgggtgtttgtgggatctGTAGTCTCATTGATCTGTGTTTGTGTTCCAGAgtgggtgtttgtgggatctGTAGGCTCAttgatctgtgtctgtgttccagagtgggtgtttgtgggatctGTAGTCCTGGGCAGTATCCTGTTCCTGTTGTTGATGGGGATCTGCTGGTGTCAGTGCTGCCCTCACTCTTGCTGCTGCTACCtccgttgctgctgctgccccgACACCTGCTGCTGCCCACGCCAcc TCTATGAGGCAGGGAAGATGGTGAAGAGGGGCCAGCCTCCCCAGGTTGTTGTGTACCCCCCTTACTGCATCCCTGGGGTCCCCACCATGGTCCCCTTCGCCCCGCCGTCCCTCGCGGAACCTAAGATGGTCTCCCTTCCCTCAGTGGAGAACAACCTGGCTGGGG CAGCcagtagcctatcagagctcAGCTCTCTGCATGAGGGATGGGACGCGGATTTCCGGCAGACCTATCGGACAGTCCAGATGAAAGCTCTCCCACCCATCGCTGACCTCGATGACCAATCAGAGCTCATGGCAGCTCCTGTGCACAACAGTCGGCGACCCAGGCATTACCGTGGCAACCACACTGATGACGAGCAAGACAGCAG GTGGAACCCTCGCTCTGTGCACCTGGAGAGGAGGACATTGGGCTCCAGGGGGCGTACTGGCTCTCTGGATGAGCTGGAGGAATTTGCTATGTCCTATGGACCCCGTGCCCGGAGGGGCGACCCCCGTGACCAGGACAGGGACTACGACCTGGAAATACGGGGGCGAGAGCACTACCCCCCGTACCGGGACCACAGCCCCTCACGCCGTTTCCATGGAGACAGGGATGATGACTGGCACCCCCGCCGCAGCCCGCCTCCGCAGAAGAAGAGGGACATGTGGGACGATCTCCCCTCTCGCCCCCACCAGCACACCCAGGGGCGGAGGGGTTACGATGACGCATTCCTCAACAACTTATTGGAGCGCAAGGCgagggggagagcaggagagaagggggagagaggaaagggacggATTGACGAGGACAGTGACACTCCCTCCAAGGGCAGTTCAAAGGGCAAGGGCAGCGACGGTTTCTACAGCCGGTCACCTACCAATAGGCCCGAGGAGGATGACCCTTTGCCTCCATACTCGGAGCTAGAGATGGAAAGGTACCGGATGGTCAACCCAACCACTGAACGTTACCGTATGGTCGAATCGCCCTCAGAACGATACAGCACCACTGACCAGGCCATGCAATCGTTCTCCTATACCCGTCCCCCTAAAGGACTGGCCCACACCATACAGGGGGGCAGAGAGGACAGGGACAACAACCGAAATATG ACCCCTGCTCTGAGCAGAGATTCTCTCATAGTGTGA
- the LOC112242505 gene encoding immunoglobulin-like domain-containing receptor 2 isoform X6: protein MNWLLDRWIILCLTVCVCAGVQVTVREERRFAMLFQSVVLQCQYHTPSTQTPVVQWWYKSYCRDRTQDSFTFPESLGVQGSELGAAAQLECSDSSRTVRIVASGQGASMTLAEHYKGRDIAIVNKADLRIGDLQWGDSGVYFCKIVIADDLEGKNEGQVELLVLGRTGMLNDLLPEFDVEIMPVYEAGKMVKRGQPPQVVVYPPYCIPGVPTMVPFAPPSLAEPKMVSLPSVENNLAGAASSLSELSSLHEGWDADFRQTYRTVQMKALPPIADLDDQSELMAAPVHNSRRPRHYRGNHTDDEQDSRWNPRSVHLERRTLGSRGRTGSLDELEEFAMSYGPRARRGDPRDQDRDYDLEIRGREHYPPYRDHSPSRRFHGDRDDDWHPRRSPPPQKKRDMWDDLPSRPHQHTQGRRGYDDAFLNNLLERKARGRAGEKGERGKGRIDEDSDTPSKGSSKGKGSDGFYSRSPTNRPEEDDPLPPYSELEMERYRMVNPTTERYRMVESPSERYSTTDQAMQSFSYTRPPKGLAHTIQGGREDRDNNRNMTPALSRDSLIV from the exons tctgtgtgtgtgctggggtgCAGGTGACCGTTCGGGAGGAGAGGCGTTTTGCCATGCTCTTCCAGTCCGTGGTACTCCAGTGCCAATaccacacaccctccacacagaCCCCTGTGGTGCAGTGGTGGTACAAGTCCTACTGCCGTGATCGCACGCAAGACTCCTTCACCTTCCCCGAGAGCCTGGGGGTCCAGGGGTCCGAGCTGGGCGCCGCGGCCCAACTGGAGTGCTCGGACAGCAGCCGCACCGTCCGCATCGTAGCCTCCGGCCAGGGTGCCTCCATGACGCTGGCTGAGCACTACAAGGGCCGAGACATCGCCATCGTCAACA aGGCGGACCTGCGGATCGGGGACCTGCAGTGGGGTGACAGCGGAGTGTACTTCTGTAAGATCGTCATCGCTGACGACCTGGAGGGGAAGAACGAGGGCCAGGTGGAGTTACTGGTGCTGG gTAGGACAGGTATGCTGAACGATCTCCTGCCTGAGTTTGATGTGGAGATTATGCCAG TCTATGAGGCAGGGAAGATGGTGAAGAGGGGCCAGCCTCCCCAGGTTGTTGTGTACCCCCCTTACTGCATCCCTGGGGTCCCCACCATGGTCCCCTTCGCCCCGCCGTCCCTCGCGGAACCTAAGATGGTCTCCCTTCCCTCAGTGGAGAACAACCTGGCTGGGG CAGCcagtagcctatcagagctcAGCTCTCTGCATGAGGGATGGGACGCGGATTTCCGGCAGACCTATCGGACAGTCCAGATGAAAGCTCTCCCACCCATCGCTGACCTCGATGACCAATCAGAGCTCATGGCAGCTCCTGTGCACAACAGTCGGCGACCCAGGCATTACCGTGGCAACCACACTGATGACGAGCAAGACAGCAG GTGGAACCCTCGCTCTGTGCACCTGGAGAGGAGGACATTGGGCTCCAGGGGGCGTACTGGCTCTCTGGATGAGCTGGAGGAATTTGCTATGTCCTATGGACCCCGTGCCCGGAGGGGCGACCCCCGTGACCAGGACAGGGACTACGACCTGGAAATACGGGGGCGAGAGCACTACCCCCCGTACCGGGACCACAGCCCCTCACGCCGTTTCCATGGAGACAGGGATGATGACTGGCACCCCCGCCGCAGCCCGCCTCCGCAGAAGAAGAGGGACATGTGGGACGATCTCCCCTCTCGCCCCCACCAGCACACCCAGGGGCGGAGGGGTTACGATGACGCATTCCTCAACAACTTATTGGAGCGCAAGGCgagggggagagcaggagagaagggggagagaggaaagggacggATTGACGAGGACAGTGACACTCCCTCCAAGGGCAGTTCAAAGGGCAAGGGCAGCGACGGTTTCTACAGCCGGTCACCTACCAATAGGCCCGAGGAGGATGACCCTTTGCCTCCATACTCGGAGCTAGAGATGGAAAGGTACCGGATGGTCAACCCAACCACTGAACGTTACCGTATGGTCGAATCGCCCTCAGAACGATACAGCACCACTGACCAGGCCATGCAATCGTTCTCCTATACCCGTCCCCCTAAAGGACTGGCCCACACCATACAGGGGGGCAGAGAGGACAGGGACAACAACCGAAATATG ACCCCTGCTCTGAGCAGAGATTCTCTCATAGTGTGA
- the LOC112242505 gene encoding immunoglobulin-like domain-containing receptor 2 isoform X4, with product MNWLLDRWIILCLTVCVCAGVQVTVREERRFAMLFQSVVLQCQYHTPSTQTPVVQWWYKSYCRDRTQDSFTFPESLGVQGSELGAAAQLECSDSSRTVRIVASGQGASMTLAEHYKGRDIAIVNKADLRIGDLQWGDSGVYFCKIVIADDLEGKNEGQVELLVLGRTGMLNDLLPEFDVEIMPEWVFVGSVVLGSILFLLLMGICWCQCCPHSCCCYLRCCCCPDTCCCPRHLYEAGKMVKRGQPPQVVVYPPYCIPGVPTMVPFAPPSLAEPKMVSLPSVENNLAGAASSLSELSSLHEGWDADFRQTYRTVQMKALPPIADLDDQSELMAAPVHNSRRPRHYRGNHTDDEQDSRWNPRSVHLERRTLGSRGRTGSLDELEEFAMSYGPRARRGDPRDQDRDYDLEIRGREHYPPYRDHSPSRRFHGDRDDDWHPRRSPPPQKKRDMWDDLPSRPHQHTQGRRGYDDAFLNNLLERKARGRAGEKGERGKGRIDEDSDTPSKGSSKGKGSDGFYSRSPTNRPEEDDPLPPYSELEMERYRMVNPTTERYRMVESPSERYSTTDQAMQSFSYTRPPKGLAHTIQGGREDRDNNRNMTPALSRDSLIV from the exons tctgtgtgtgtgctggggtgCAGGTGACCGTTCGGGAGGAGAGGCGTTTTGCCATGCTCTTCCAGTCCGTGGTACTCCAGTGCCAATaccacacaccctccacacagaCCCCTGTGGTGCAGTGGTGGTACAAGTCCTACTGCCGTGATCGCACGCAAGACTCCTTCACCTTCCCCGAGAGCCTGGGGGTCCAGGGGTCCGAGCTGGGCGCCGCGGCCCAACTGGAGTGCTCGGACAGCAGCCGCACCGTCCGCATCGTAGCCTCCGGCCAGGGTGCCTCCATGACGCTGGCTGAGCACTACAAGGGCCGAGACATCGCCATCGTCAACA aGGCGGACCTGCGGATCGGGGACCTGCAGTGGGGTGACAGCGGAGTGTACTTCTGTAAGATCGTCATCGCTGACGACCTGGAGGGGAAGAACGAGGGCCAGGTGGAGTTACTGGTGCTGG gTAGGACAGGTATGCTGAACGATCTCCTGCCTGAGTTTGATGTGGAGATTATGCCAG agtgggtgtttgtgggatctGTAGTCCTGGGCAGTATCCTGTTCCTGTTGTTGATGGGGATCTGCTGGTGTCAGTGCTGCCCTCACTCTTGCTGCTGCTACCtccgttgctgctgctgccccgACACCTGCTGCTGCCCACGCCAcc TCTATGAGGCAGGGAAGATGGTGAAGAGGGGCCAGCCTCCCCAGGTTGTTGTGTACCCCCCTTACTGCATCCCTGGGGTCCCCACCATGGTCCCCTTCGCCCCGCCGTCCCTCGCGGAACCTAAGATGGTCTCCCTTCCCTCAGTGGAGAACAACCTGGCTGGGG CAGCcagtagcctatcagagctcAGCTCTCTGCATGAGGGATGGGACGCGGATTTCCGGCAGACCTATCGGACAGTCCAGATGAAAGCTCTCCCACCCATCGCTGACCTCGATGACCAATCAGAGCTCATGGCAGCTCCTGTGCACAACAGTCGGCGACCCAGGCATTACCGTGGCAACCACACTGATGACGAGCAAGACAGCAG GTGGAACCCTCGCTCTGTGCACCTGGAGAGGAGGACATTGGGCTCCAGGGGGCGTACTGGCTCTCTGGATGAGCTGGAGGAATTTGCTATGTCCTATGGACCCCGTGCCCGGAGGGGCGACCCCCGTGACCAGGACAGGGACTACGACCTGGAAATACGGGGGCGAGAGCACTACCCCCCGTACCGGGACCACAGCCCCTCACGCCGTTTCCATGGAGACAGGGATGATGACTGGCACCCCCGCCGCAGCCCGCCTCCGCAGAAGAAGAGGGACATGTGGGACGATCTCCCCTCTCGCCCCCACCAGCACACCCAGGGGCGGAGGGGTTACGATGACGCATTCCTCAACAACTTATTGGAGCGCAAGGCgagggggagagcaggagagaagggggagagaggaaagggacggATTGACGAGGACAGTGACACTCCCTCCAAGGGCAGTTCAAAGGGCAAGGGCAGCGACGGTTTCTACAGCCGGTCACCTACCAATAGGCCCGAGGAGGATGACCCTTTGCCTCCATACTCGGAGCTAGAGATGGAAAGGTACCGGATGGTCAACCCAACCACTGAACGTTACCGTATGGTCGAATCGCCCTCAGAACGATACAGCACCACTGACCAGGCCATGCAATCGTTCTCCTATACCCGTCCCCCTAAAGGACTGGCCCACACCATACAGGGGGGCAGAGAGGACAGGGACAACAACCGAAATATG ACCCCTGCTCTGAGCAGAGATTCTCTCATAGTGTGA
- the LOC112242505 gene encoding immunoglobulin-like domain-containing receptor 2 isoform X2, protein MNWLLDRWIILCLTVCVCAGVQVTVREERRFAMLFQSVVLQCQYHTPSTQTPVVQWWYKSYCRDRTQDSFTFPESLGVQGSELGAAAQLECSDSSRTVRIVASGQGASMTLAEHYKGRDIAIVNKADLRIGDLQWGDSGVYFCKIVIADDLEGKNEGQVELLVLGRTGMLNDLLPEFDVEIMPEWVFVGSVVSLICVCVPELVFVGSVVSLICVCVPEWVFVGSVVSLICVCVPEWVFVGSVGSLICVCVPEWVFVGSVVLGSILFLLLMGICWCQCCPHSCCCYLRCCCCPDTCCCPRHLYEAGKMVKRGQPPQVVVYPPYCIPGVPTMVPFAPPSLAEPKMVSLPSVENNLAGASSLSELSSLHEGWDADFRQTYRTVQMKALPPIADLDDQSELMAAPVHNSRRPRHYRGNHTDDEQDSRWNPRSVHLERRTLGSRGRTGSLDELEEFAMSYGPRARRGDPRDQDRDYDLEIRGREHYPPYRDHSPSRRFHGDRDDDWHPRRSPPPQKKRDMWDDLPSRPHQHTQGRRGYDDAFLNNLLERKARGRAGEKGERGKGRIDEDSDTPSKGSSKGKGSDGFYSRSPTNRPEEDDPLPPYSELEMERYRMVNPTTERYRMVESPSERYSTTDQAMQSFSYTRPPKGLAHTIQGGREDRDNNRNMTPALSRDSLIV, encoded by the exons tctgtgtgtgtgctggggtgCAGGTGACCGTTCGGGAGGAGAGGCGTTTTGCCATGCTCTTCCAGTCCGTGGTACTCCAGTGCCAATaccacacaccctccacacagaCCCCTGTGGTGCAGTGGTGGTACAAGTCCTACTGCCGTGATCGCACGCAAGACTCCTTCACCTTCCCCGAGAGCCTGGGGGTCCAGGGGTCCGAGCTGGGCGCCGCGGCCCAACTGGAGTGCTCGGACAGCAGCCGCACCGTCCGCATCGTAGCCTCCGGCCAGGGTGCCTCCATGACGCTGGCTGAGCACTACAAGGGCCGAGACATCGCCATCGTCAACA aGGCGGACCTGCGGATCGGGGACCTGCAGTGGGGTGACAGCGGAGTGTACTTCTGTAAGATCGTCATCGCTGACGACCTGGAGGGGAAGAACGAGGGCCAGGTGGAGTTACTGGTGCTGG gTAGGACAGGTATGCTGAACGATCTCCTGCCTGAGTTTGATGTGGAGATTATGCCAG agtgggtgtttgtgggatctGTAGTCTCAttgatctgtgtctgtgttccagagttggtgtttgtgggatctgtAGTCTCAttgatctgtgtctgtgttccagagtgggtgtttgtgggatctGTAGTCTCATTGATCTGTGTTTGTGTTCCAGAgtgggtgtttgtgggatctGTAGGCTCAttgatctgtgtctgtgttccagagtgggtgtttgtgggatctGTAGTCCTGGGCAGTATCCTGTTCCTGTTGTTGATGGGGATCTGCTGGTGTCAGTGCTGCCCTCACTCTTGCTGCTGCTACCtccgttgctgctgctgccccgACACCTGCTGCTGCCCACGCCAcc TCTATGAGGCAGGGAAGATGGTGAAGAGGGGCCAGCCTCCCCAGGTTGTTGTGTACCCCCCTTACTGCATCCCTGGGGTCCCCACCATGGTCCCCTTCGCCCCGCCGTCCCTCGCGGAACCTAAGATGGTCTCCCTTCCCTCAGTGGAGAACAACCTGGCTGGGG CcagtagcctatcagagctcAGCTCTCTGCATGAGGGATGGGACGCGGATTTCCGGCAGACCTATCGGACAGTCCAGATGAAAGCTCTCCCACCCATCGCTGACCTCGATGACCAATCAGAGCTCATGGCAGCTCCTGTGCACAACAGTCGGCGACCCAGGCATTACCGTGGCAACCACACTGATGACGAGCAAGACAGCAG GTGGAACCCTCGCTCTGTGCACCTGGAGAGGAGGACATTGGGCTCCAGGGGGCGTACTGGCTCTCTGGATGAGCTGGAGGAATTTGCTATGTCCTATGGACCCCGTGCCCGGAGGGGCGACCCCCGTGACCAGGACAGGGACTACGACCTGGAAATACGGGGGCGAGAGCACTACCCCCCGTACCGGGACCACAGCCCCTCACGCCGTTTCCATGGAGACAGGGATGATGACTGGCACCCCCGCCGCAGCCCGCCTCCGCAGAAGAAGAGGGACATGTGGGACGATCTCCCCTCTCGCCCCCACCAGCACACCCAGGGGCGGAGGGGTTACGATGACGCATTCCTCAACAACTTATTGGAGCGCAAGGCgagggggagagcaggagagaagggggagagaggaaagggacggATTGACGAGGACAGTGACACTCCCTCCAAGGGCAGTTCAAAGGGCAAGGGCAGCGACGGTTTCTACAGCCGGTCACCTACCAATAGGCCCGAGGAGGATGACCCTTTGCCTCCATACTCGGAGCTAGAGATGGAAAGGTACCGGATGGTCAACCCAACCACTGAACGTTACCGTATGGTCGAATCGCCCTCAGAACGATACAGCACCACTGACCAGGCCATGCAATCGTTCTCCTATACCCGTCCCCCTAAAGGACTGGCCCACACCATACAGGGGGGCAGAGAGGACAGGGACAACAACCGAAATATG ACCCCTGCTCTGAGCAGAGATTCTCTCATAGTGTGA